One Salvelinus sp. IW2-2015 unplaced genomic scaffold, ASM291031v2 Un_scaffold1438, whole genome shotgun sequence DNA segment encodes these proteins:
- the LOC112070837 gene encoding angiopoietin-4-like, with the protein MWNRIIFCGLVVCLICLTEQTQGQKTPLVVQGTDCTQIKTLSPRATSGVYVIQPAGVRFPFKVYCEMLADGGWTVFQMRTGAEVLFNKTWAEYEQGFGHLHKDHWLGLSKVFALTKGGRGLNSTMRVNLWDFEGGTAFAEYSNFRLGTEKESYKLNVGAYKGNAGDAIRGKYASIDQNGFGFSTTDKDNDGCSPCILFGDIAVDKCSFLDGGGWWYSRCGSASLNGDWHPAGEHIGWNSGLHWATWKGPVPYSTRASRMMIKSVWEKVIIAN; encoded by the exons atgtggaataggatAATTTTTTGtggactggtggtctgtctcatCTGCCTCACTGAACAGACTCAG GGCCAGAAAACACCTTTAGTTGTTCaag GGACAGATTGCACACAGATCAAAACTCTCTCCCCTCGAGCCACCAGTGGAGTGTATGTCATTCAACCTGCAGGAGTCAGATTCCCCTTTAAG GTGTATTGTGAGATGCTGGCAGACGGAGGCTGGACAGTCTTTCAAATGCGCACTGGGGCAGAGGTTCTTTTCAACAAGACGTGGGCTGAATACGAACAAGGCTTTGGGCATTTACATA AGGACCACTGGCTTGGTCTGAGTAAGGTGTTTGCTCTAACCAAGGGGGGCCGGGGGCTGAACTCGACTATGCGGGTCAACCTGTGGGACTTTGAAGGGGGCACTGCCTTCGCTGAGTACAGCAACTTCCGTCTGggcacggagaaggagagctaCAAGCTGAACGTTGGAGCCTACAAGGGCAACGCAG GTGATGCCATCCGTGGGAAATACGCCAGCATTGACCAGAACGGCTTTGGCTTCAGCACaaccgacaaggacaatgacGGCTGCTCACCCTGCATCTTATTTGGCGACATCGCCGTGGACAAGTGCAGCTTCTTGGATGGAGGAGGGTGGTGGTACAGTCGCTGTGGCTCTGCCAGCCTGAACGGAGACTGGCACCCCGCCGGCGAACACATCGGCTGGAATTCTGGCCTCCACTGGGCGACCTGGAAAGGACCTGTCCCGTACTCAACCCGAGCCAGCCGCATGATGATCAAGTCTGTGTGGGAGAAGGTTATTATAGCAAACTAA
- the LOC111981684 gene encoding angiopoietin-4, translating to MWNRIFFCGLVVCLICLTEQTQGQKTPLVVQGTDCTQIKTLSPRATSGVYVIQPAGVRFPFKVYCEMLADGGWTVFQRRSGAEVLFNRKWAVYKQGFGHLRKDHWLGLSKVFPLTKGGRGRRSTMRVDLWDFEGGIAFAEYSDFRLGPERGAYKLNVGAYKGNAGDAIRGKYAGIDQNGFGFSTTDKDNDGCSPCIFGDIAENECSFSEGGGWWYSRCGSASLNGDWHPAGEHIGWASGLHWETWKGPAPLT from the exons atgtggaataggatATTTTTTTGtggactggtggtctgtctcatCTGCCTCACTGAACAGACTCAG GGCCAGAAAACACCTTTAGTTGTTCAAG GGACAGATTGCACACAGATCAAAACTCTCTCCCCTCGAGCCACCAGTGGAGTGTATGTCATTCAACCTGCAGGAGTCAGATTCCCCTTTAAG GTGTACTGTGAGATGCTGGCGGACGGAGGCTGGACAGTCTTTCAGAGGCGCTCCGGGGCAGAGGTTCTTTTCAACAGGAAGTGGGCAGTGTACAAACAAGGCTTTGGGCATCTACGGA AGGACCACTGGCTGGGTCTGAGTAAGGTGTTTCCTCTAACCAAGGGGGGCAGGGGGCGGAGATCGACTATGCGGGTCGACCTGTGGGACTTTGAAGGCGGCATTGCCTTCGCTGAGTACAGTGACTTCCGTCTGGGCCCGGAGAGGGGGGCCTATAAGCTGAACGTTGGAGCCTACAAGGGCAACGCAG GTGATGCCATCCGTGGGAAATACGCCGGCATTGACCAGAATGGCTTTGGCTTCAGCACaaccgacaaggacaatgacGGCTGCTCACCCTGCATCTTTGGCGACATCGCCGAGAACGAGTGCAGCTTCtctgagggaggagggtggtggtACAGCCGCTGCGGCTCCGCCAGCCTGAATGGAGACTGGCACCCCGCCGGCGAACACATCGGCTGGGCCTCCGGCCTCCACTGGGAGACCTGGAAAGGACCTGCCCCGCTGACTTGA